The region CTGTTGCCGCCACCGCGCTGCAGCTGTTCGCCGAGCGCGGCTACGAGCAGACGTCCATGGAGGACATCGCGCGCGAGGCGGGGATCGGGCGCAAGAGCCTGTACCGCTACTTCTCCAGCAAAGCCGAGCTCATCTGGGGCGGCATGGAGCCGGTGATCGAGGCGTCTGGGCGGGTTCTGGATTCAGCCCGGGTTACCGGCGGCGCCGGCGAGGACGTCCTGGCGCGGCTGCGGGAGGCGGCCATTGCGGGGGTTTCTGTTCTGCCTGACCTCGCGGTGACGCGGGGCCGGCTGCGGCTGATCGCCGAACACCCCGAGCTGGCCAGCCGGAGCTACGAGTCCCTGGCGCCGCAGCGGGATAGGGCGCGGGTGTACCTGGTTTCGGCTGGGGTCGGTGAGGATGTGGCGGGGTATCTGTGTGCCGCGTTCATGGGCGCGACGTTCGAGGCGTGGATGCAGTGGGCCGCCGGGACGGATCCGGATCCGGTGCCTTATTTGGTGGCGGCGGTTGGGGTGCTGCAGGCGCCGGGCACATAGGTGCCTCGGCGGCCAATGTTCGCAACGGAGCCGACCAAGGCAAAGCAACGGAGCCGACCCATCCTGCTGGTCAGGCATCTTCACCTCCCGCTGCGCATGACGAGATCCGGCACCCTACAACTCATCCCGGACATTGAACCAAACACAGCCCCATACCGTAATGCCAGTAATACGGTTCGGTCAGGCGGGTTCATGTACGGGCACGAGCAATGTCCCCCAGTGCGTACTCCTCGCCCGGATCGCATTCAGGGAAAACGAGTATTAGGGCCTCGGGGAAATGAACCGAATCAGAAGCCGCAGGGGCCCCGGGAGGGCCAGATAATGAGTACCACCAGAGCCACGACGAACGCTGCCATTGTGGCAGCCGTAAACGCGGCCACGGCCCGCTGGACCCGATCCTCCGACCAGCCCATGTCTCGCCCGCGGACGGCGAAGGCCACGAAGCATCCCCTGCTTGTCTTGGCCGGACTCATTTGCCTTTCGGTCGCGTCCTGCTCTGGCCCGGCGCCGTCCGCGACAACGGCCGGGTCCACAACCTCACCGCCCGGTCCAACCCAAAGCCCAACCGCCCCGGCGGGGGCACCTGCGGCGTCTTCGACGGCGGCCCCGCGGACACCGGCCAGGACTGTTCCAGCACATACCCCAGCCAGCCCCAGCCTGCGCCCGAAACCGACGGCTCCAAAACACGCTACGCCACCCTCTCGACCGCCAGCTCCTGCGCTGCCTGCGCCGATGATGCCTCCGCCTATGATGCCTCCGCCCGCCGCAGCATTCACCATCAGCGTTTCGATCGAGAATCAGCTGATCAGAAGCATGAACGGCGCACTTGTCGGCGGTTCAGGTTCAGTCACGAGCAGCCCCGCGGGCGTAAATTGCTTCTCAGGACAGGTGGGAACCGTCTTTTGTCAGCCAGCTTCCTTCAGCGTAGGGCAGACGGTGACGCTTGACGCGGAGCCAGGAGCCGACGTCGGAATGATGGGCGGCATGACCGTGACAGAATTCCTGGGCTGGAACGGTGTTGCCGCCCCATGCGGCGCCTCACGCCTCTGCAAGATCACGAAATTGGTACCGGGCACTTTTAGCGTCGGCGCCGTCTTCGCGCCGCGGTGATAAGGCACGACTGGCGAGGGGCGAAACACAGCCACGAAATTCTAAGAAGTTCGGGCCTGCAATCCGCTGCGGACACAGATGATCGCTTTCGTGTGGCTGACCTTGTTTCAACGTTCAGAATGAACCGTCGGCGGCCCGGCAACGTCATAGCTAGCGGGAGGTGAACATGGCTGATCAGCAGGATGAGATGCTTCGTTTGCTGCACGAGACCTATGCTCCCGCTCTATGGCGATTCGTCAGCGGTCTCACCAGGGACCATGCCGCGGCCGAGGACATCGTGCAGGAGACCCTGATCCGCCTCTGGAAGCATCCGGCCGTGTTGCAGCGTCCGGAGCCGGCGGTCCGCTCCTGGCTCTTCACCGTCGCCCGACATCTGGTCATCGATGACCGGCGCAGCGCCCGCAAGCAGCACGAAGTCCCTGGCGACAGTCTGCCCGAGACGGCGGCGGCGGATCAAACCGATCGGATCCTCGATACGTGGCTGATAGGAGACGCCCTCGCTGGCCTCTCCCCCGAGCACCGGGACGTCATAATGCACGCCTACTATCACGGCGAAACCACGTCAGAAATCGCCCAAAAACTCCACGTTGCCGAGGGCACGGTGAAGTCCAGGCTCCACTATGCGCTCCGGGCAATGCGGCTGGCCCTCCAGGAACGGGGAGTCACACTATGATTTCGAACGGGATGGACAGGTACCGCCAGTGGGACGCCGCCTATGTTCTGGGATCCCTCAACTCCTCGGAACGCCACGAGTTCGAGGAGCACCTCGCGCGATGCGATGCCTGCACCGCCGCCGTCGTGGATCTCGCGGGGCTCCCCGGCCTGCTGGCCGCGCTGACTCCGGCGGACGCAGAAGCGATCAACGATGGCACGGCTGCGCCCTCCCCGAACATGCTTCCAGGGCTGACTGCAAAGGTTCGGCGGCGCCGGAAGAGGACGCGCCTGGCCGTCGCCGCGCTGGTACTCGGGGCCAGTGCGATAGCCTCGGGCCTGACGGTGATGCTCACTGCTCCGGCGCCACCTGCCGGGCAGATCCAGCCCACCACGGCAATCAATCTGAAGTTTGCGCCGGTCGCTCCCACCCAACTGAGCGCCACAGGGTCCCTCACCGCGGTGCCTTGGGGAACACGGATCGACTGGACATGCCGTTACACGTCTTCCCCGGGCAACCTTCCCCCTCAATCGGACTCCGGCGATTCTGGCTTCGCGGAGTATGCACTGGTCATCGTGGACTTCCACGGCACAAGAACCCAGGTCGCGACTTGGGCAGCGGGATCAGGGACAGAAGTGACTCCCGCCGCAACCACCAGCCTCCCGGTAGCCCAGATAGGCAGCATTGAGATCCGCTCGCTCGCCAGTGGAAAGACGATCCTGGCGGCCAAGCTATAGGGAACCAATCAGCGCCTCGAAGGGGTCTATCCGAAGGGGCGGAGAGTCGAGGAGTTCCGAGGTGTTGGTGGCGGCTGCTCAGTACCCTGACGACCCAGGCGTGGAACCGCTGACCTTGTCACCGCCCGGAGCGACGGCCCACCAGATCCCGCCAACGCCTTGGCCCTTGACGTCGCCGGCGGCCATGTCTTTGGCATAGGTGTAGACCGGGCGCCCGTTGACGGTCGCCTGCATCGTTCCGTCGTCGCGGCTGATGGTGCCGACCTTGCCCGTTACCCCGTCCACGCCGGGCATCGGGGTGGTGGCTTTAACCGCTGGCCACATCATTGAGCACCCGGCATCGCAGGCGCTCTTGCCCGAGTTCGCGGTGTCCTTGTCAAAGAAGTACACCGCCATTCCCTTCTCATTGACCACGATGGTTCCTAGCGAGGTGCTGGCCGTCTTCAGGACCACGGCTCCGGCCACGGCCGGCGCCGATGCCGCAGGACCGGAACCTGCCGGCGAAGAACTTGCCGAGGAAGACGAGCCCTGCCCAGTCGAGCCCCCCGTGGGTGAGGACCCGCAGCCAGTGAGAGCCGCGATGCCCAGGGCGCAGGCCAAGACCACTAGTGGGATGCTCTTATTCATGATCGATCCTGACCTCCCGGGTCGGTGCGGCCGGAATTTCCGTCCACACTGAGCACACGTATCCGAACGCGGGGCGGTTCAAGACGGCGTGCGCCGGTCCGTTCCACGGAAAGAGTTCCGTGCGCTGCAGGAGCCATCCCCTGTCCGAAATCAAGGGGGAACCACGTGGTGGGCGGCCCAAGGTTACTAGCTAACTCTAGGGTGCTCTCAGCAGACTCTCAGTATCTGGTCGGGAAGCGCACCCCATGAACTGACCGACCAGGCCGCCGGGCCCTGCTCCCCATAAATCGATTTTGGGGCCCGGCGGCACTCAATCCCGGTACCAGATCACCTTTAAGGTCACGTTCAAACGCGCCGGCACCGTCAATGCCACCATGTCCTCAGGTGCGATTAGGCCTCTGGCGGTCTTCACAAGGCTTGCCAACCCCGTCGTGCACGGCACCTACGCCGCGGGGCAGGTTCTTCGGGCATCTACGACGGCGACGTTCCCCGCCGCAACGTCCGTTACCTGGCAGTGGCAGCGGGACGAGAAGCCGATCGCCGGAGCCACCGGATCGACGTACCGGCTTACCCAGAATGACCGGGACAGGTTCATCCGGGTCGTGGCGACCTATCGGAAGCCCAACTACCTGAATGCGGGCCGTGCATCGGCGCAGCGCTGGGTTCCGGGACCCACCACGTCCTGGGGCGGAGGCACGCGCATCACCTTCTAGGGTGTTTACTCCACCTGCTCCAAGAATGCCCGGACGCCTCGGAATCGGTGCCCGGGCATCTTGCTGGTTCAGGGGCGTTCGAGGAATGTGCCGATGCCGTCATCTGGCGGGCCGGCTCACTGTCTCAGTACCTTTTCGGCCCGTTCCGCGAGGACGCCGATGGCCAGGGAGAAGCGGCCAGGTAGCGGAGAAAGTGCCAGACGGAGCCAGACGGCGTCCGAGTACGCATCGAACCGGTCCGGACTGACGCGCAGTTCCTCGGCGGTGGCCAGCACCTGCGTGTGAGCCGTCAGATATCGTTCGGGCGTCATGCGGTTGTTTCGTAGATGAAGCTCCAGACGGACGTCCAGGCCGGCCAGATCCCGGGCGGCCTCGTGCCGGGCCGTACTGTCGAAGTCCAGCAACCCGGGCGGGATGTCGCCGTCGGAAACGATGATCTGCCTGTCGTAAAGGTCTCCGTGGGCCCACACCAGCGGATCCGGTGCCGTCCGGAGCAGGTTCACGGCCACATGCTCCGCAGCGGCGCGCAAGGCATCGCGCTGAGGCGAGAACTCCGGGGCGTTTTCATTGTGCCGCAGCCAGTCGTCCACCCGGCGACACATTTTCGTGGCTTCCCACTCCGGTGAACGGAGCGGAAGGCTGTCGAGAACGCTTTGCGCTGCGGGACCATGGGATCCGTTCAGTTCCGCGACCCAGGCCCGCGACCATTTCTCCCACGCCCCGGCGAACGCTTCATCGCCGACGGCGGCGTCCTCCCGGCCCAGCTCGTTCAGAGTCTGTCCCGCGATGGCGCTAAATACGATGACGTCCTCCTGGGAGCTCTGCCGGAGGATTCTGGGTGTTGTGAAGTTGCCGACGTCCAGTAGGACGTCCATCTGTGCGCAACGCTCGGCCGGCACGACGGCGCTGCCGCGCTTAAAGATCTTTATGTAGCGACCCTCCGCCCGGACGACCGCCTGGTGGTGGGGCCAGTACGAAATCAATTCACCCTGCTGTGCTTCCCGCCGCAAGGCGGGCAGTCCCGGATCGTCCAACGGGATAAGTTCGAACTGCCCGTGACGCAGGTGAGCTCCCCGGACTCCGGGCCGCCCCGGAGTCAGGACCTCCAGGACAAATTCTCCTGGTGTCTTGTCCGGCCATGCCCGCTGAATCAGCCAAGTTGTCCCCGTATCGTCGTCGGCTGACTCTGGAACGGGCGAGATGCTCCGTCCATCCATGCTTTCTCCTCCCCGTAACCAGCCGCTCTCGCAACCCTCTGCTTTCGCGAGGACCGCCCTTAGACCTCCGCCACCGGAGCCGCGAACTGCGCCGCGTACAGCGCCGAGTAAGCCCCGCCGGCCAACAACAGGGAAGCATGCGTGCCCTGCTCCACGATCTGGCCTGCCTCCATCACCAGGATGAGGTCGGCGTCGCGGATGGTGGACAGCCGGTGCGCGATCACGAAGCTCGTCCTATCCGAGCGCAAAGCGCTCATCGCCTTCTGCACCAGTACCTCGGTCCGCGTATCCACGGAAGAAGTCGCCTCGTCCAGGATCAGCACCGACGGCCGGGCCAGGAACGCCCGCGCGATCGTCAGCAGCTGCTTCTCGCCGGCCGAAACGTTGGAACCCTCGTCTTCCAGCACGGTGTCGTACCCCTCCGGCAGGGAGTGCACGAACCGGTCCACATACGTCGCCTGCGCCGCCTCCAGAATCTCCGCCTCGGTGGCAGTGGGCCGGCCGTAGGCGATGTTGTCCCGGATCGTCCCGCCGAACAGCCACGTATCCTGCAGCACCATGCCCATCCGCGAGCGCAGCTCGTGCCGCGTCATCGCGGTGACGTCCACGCCGTCGAGCGTTATCCGCCCCGCATCCAGTTCATAGAACCTCATCATCAGGTTCACCAGGGTGGTCTTGCCCGCACCCGTCGGGCCCACGATCGCCACCGTCTGCCCCGGCTCCGCCACCAAAGAAAGGGAAGAGATCAGCGGCTTGTCCGGCGAATAGGAGAACGAGACGTCGCCGAACACCAGCCTGCCCCGCCCGCCGTTCGGCGACTCAGCAGGCGCCGGATCCGGGCTCTGCTCGTCCGTGTCCAGCAGCTCGAACACCCGCTCCGCGGACGCCACGCCGGACTGCAGCAGGTTGGCCATGGACCCCAGCTGGGCCAGCGGCTGGGTGAACTGCCGCGAGTACTGGATGAACGCCTGCACGTCGCCCAGCTGCATCGCCCCGGACGCCACCTGCAGCCCGCCCACCACGGCGATCCCCACGTACACCAGGTTCCCGATGAACGTCAGCGCCGGCATGATCAGGCCGCTGATGAACTGTGCCCCGAAGCTCGCCGCGAACAGTTCACCGTTCTTCTCCCGGAACCGCTCCTCCACCTCCCGCTGCCGGCCGAACACCTTCACCAGCGCGTGCCCCGTGTACGTCTCCTCGATCTGCCCGTTCAGCTCTCCCGTGTGCTTCCATTGCGCCACGAACAGCTTCTGCGACCTCTTCGCGATCAGCGCCGTGGTCACCAGCGTCAGCGGCACCGTCACCAGCGCAATCAGCGCCAGCACCGGGGAGAGCAGGAACATCATCACCAGCACGCCCACCACGGTGAGCAACGACGTGACCGCCTGGGAGATCGACTGCTGCAGACTCTGCGAGATGTTGTCCACATCGTTCGTCACCCGGCTCAGCAGCTCGCCGCGCTGGATCGAATCGAAGTACCGCAGCGGCAGCCGGTGGATCTTCGCCTCGATCTGCTCGCGCAGCCGGTACACCGTCCGCTGCACCACGCCGTTGAGCACGTACGCCTGGATCCAGCCGAACGCCGACGCCAGCACATACAGCGCCAGCGCCCACAGCAGCACCGAGAGCAGCGCCGCGAAGTCGATTCCCGTCCCCGGCGTCAGCGTCATGGCGCCGATCATGTCCGCCTGTGAATCCTTGCCGGCCGCCCGCAGCCCCGCGATCACGTCCGCCTTGCTCACCCCGGCCGGCAGGTTCTTGGAGACCACGCCGGCGAAGATCAGGTTGGTGCCCTCCCCCAGCAGCCGCGGTCCGATCACCGAGAACGCCACGCTCGCCACGGCGAGCGCCAGGACCAGCACCAGCCACAGCCGCTCGGGCTGCAGCGTCCCCAGCAGCCGCCTGGCCGACGCCCCGAAGTTCATCGCCTTCTCCGCCGGCACATTCATCCCGGCGAACGGCCCTCCCCTGCCCGGCCCCATCGGAGGCCGCGGCGGGCCTGCTGGCCGTTCCGCGCTCCCCGCCGGACCCGCAGGACGTACGACGGCGGTGGGCCCGGTTTCCGGGGCCCGCCCGGTGCGGCTGGAGGTGCTCATGCCGCCTCCTCCGCCGCCAGCTGCGAGGACACGATCTCCCGGTACGTCTCGGACGTCTCCAGCAACTCGCCGTGCGTTCCGCGCCCGACGATCCTGCCGTCGTCGAGCACCAGGATCTGGTCCGCGTCGATGATGCTAGACACCCGCTGGGCGATGATCACCAGGGTGGCCCCGGAGGTGTCGTGCTTGAGCGCCTGGCGGAGCCGGGCGTCCGTGGCGGTGTCCAGCGACGAAAACGAGTCGTCGAAGATGTACAGTTCCGGCCGCTTCACCAGCGCCCGGGCAATGGCCAGCCGCTGCCGCTGGCCGCCGGACAAGTTGGTGCCGCCCTGCGAGATGGGCGCATCCAGGCCGCCCTCCATCTCCCGGACGAAGTCCTGCGCCTGGGCCGTGGCCAGCGCACCCCAGAGTTCGTCCTCCGTGGCGTCCGGCTTACCGTACAGCAGGTTGCTGCGAACCGTGCCGGAGAACAGGTACGGCCGCTGCGGCACCAGCCCGATGTGCCCCCACAGCAGGTCCGGGTGCAGCTCGCGCACGTCCACCCCGCCCATGAGCACCGTGCCGCCGCTCGCATCGAAGAGCCGGGGCATCAGGTTCACCAGCGTGGTTTTCCCCGACCCCGTGCTGCCGATGATCGCCGTCGTCCGCCCCGCGCGGGCGGTGAAGGTGATGTTGCTGAGGACGGGCTGCTGGGCGCCGGGGTACGCAAAGCGGACGCCGCGCATCTCCAGCTCGCCGGTGCCGACGGCGCCCGGCCCGCCGCCCGCGCCGGCAAAGCCAAGCGGGCGGGCCGGCGGGCGCACGGACGATTCCGTCTCCAGCACCTCGCCGATCCGGTCCGCGGAAACGGCGGCGCGCGGGATCATCACGGCCATGAACGTGGCCATCATGACGGACATCAGGATCTGCAGCAGGTAGCTGAGGAACGCGATGAGGGTGCCCACCTGCATGGAGCCGTCCTCAATCCGGAACGCGCCGAACCAGATCACCGCCACGCTGGAGACGTTCAGCACCAGCATCACCACCGGGAAGGCGAGCGCCATCAGCCGGCCCGCGCGCAGGGCGGTCTCCGTGACGTCCGCGTTGGCCTGCGCGAAGCGGTCGGTCTCCAGATCCTCCCGCACGAACGCCCGCACCACGCGGATGCCGGCCAGCTGCTCGCGGAGCACGCGGTTGACGGTGTCGATCCGGACCTGCATGCTGCGGAACAGCGGCACCATCCGGCTGACGATGAAGCCGACGCCGATCAGCAGCACGGGCACGCTGACGGCGATCAGCCAGGACAGCTGCGCGTCCTGCCGGACGGCCATGATCACGCCGCCGATGCTGAGCATGGGCGCGGCCACCATGAGCGTGGCGGACATCAGCACCAGCTGCTGGACCTGCTGGACGTCGTTGGTGGAGCGGGTGATGAGGCTCGGGGCGCCGAACCGGGTGACTTCCTGCTCGGAGAACTCGCCCACCCGGGTGAAGATGGCCCCGCGCAGGTCCCGCCCCATGCCCATCGCGGCCTTCGCCCCGAAGTACACGGCGGTGACGGCGCAGGCGATCTGCAGCAGCGTGATGAACAGCATGAGGCTGCCCACCCGCAGGATGTACCCGGTGTCCCCCTTCGCCACGCCTTCGTCGATGATGTCCGCGTTCAGCGTGGGCAGGTACAGCGAGGCGATGGACTGCGCCAGCTGGAAAACCACGACGGCGATCAGCAGCCGCCGCTGCGGCCGCAGGTATTCAACGAGCAGCTTCCAGAGCATCGGGACTCCACGTCACTCGA is a window of Arthrobacter sp. KBS0703 DNA encoding:
- a CDS encoding sigma-70 family RNA polymerase sigma factor, which produces MADQQDEMLRLLHETYAPALWRFVSGLTRDHAAAEDIVQETLIRLWKHPAVLQRPEPAVRSWLFTVARHLVIDDRRSARKQHEVPGDSLPETAAADQTDRILDTWLIGDALAGLSPEHRDVIMHAYYHGETTSEIAQKLHVAEGTVKSRLHYALRAMRLALQERGVTL
- a CDS encoding phosphotransferase, giving the protein MDVLLDVGNFTTPRILRQSSQEDVIVFSAIAGQTLNELGREDAAVGDEAFAGAWEKWSRAWVAELNGSHGPAAQSVLDSLPLRSPEWEATKMCRRVDDWLRHNENAPEFSPQRDALRAAAEHVAVNLLRTAPDPLVWAHGDLYDRQIIVSDGDIPPGLLDFDSTARHEAARDLAGLDVRLELHLRNNRMTPERYLTAHTQVLATAEELRVSPDRFDAYSDAVWLRLALSPLPGRFSLAIGVLAERAEKVLRQ
- a CDS encoding TetR/AcrR family transcriptional regulator, encoding MPSDAVKTAVQRSTGRPVTIDPDAVAATALQLFAERGYEQTSMEDIAREAGIGRKSLYRYFSSKAELIWGGMEPVIEASGRVLDSARVTGGAGEDVLARLREAAIAGVSVLPDLAVTRGRLRLIAEHPELASRSYESLAPQRDRARVYLVSAGVGEDVAGYLCAAFMGATFEAWMQWAAGTDPDPVPYLVAAVGVLQAPGT
- a CDS encoding ABC transporter ATP-binding protein; the encoded protein is MSTSSRTGRAPETGPTAVVRPAGPAGSAERPAGPPRPPMGPGRGGPFAGMNVPAEKAMNFGASARRLLGTLQPERLWLVLVLALAVASVAFSVIGPRLLGEGTNLIFAGVVSKNLPAGVSKADVIAGLRAAGKDSQADMIGAMTLTPGTGIDFAALLSVLLWALALYVLASAFGWIQAYVLNGVVQRTVYRLREQIEAKIHRLPLRYFDSIQRGELLSRVTNDVDNISQSLQQSISQAVTSLLTVVGVLVMMFLLSPVLALIALVTVPLTLVTTALIAKRSQKLFVAQWKHTGELNGQIEETYTGHALVKVFGRQREVEERFREKNGELFAASFGAQFISGLIMPALTFIGNLVYVGIAVVGGLQVASGAMQLGDVQAFIQYSRQFTQPLAQLGSMANLLQSGVASAERVFELLDTDEQSPDPAPAESPNGGRGRLVFGDVSFSYSPDKPLISSLSLVAEPGQTVAIVGPTGAGKTTLVNLMMRFYELDAGRITLDGVDVTAMTRHELRSRMGMVLQDTWLFGGTIRDNIAYGRPTATEAEILEAAQATYVDRFVHSLPEGYDTVLEDEGSNVSAGEKQLLTIARAFLARPSVLILDEATSSVDTRTEVLVQKAMSALRSDRTSFVIAHRLSTIRDADLILVMEAGQIVEQGTHASLLLAGGAYSALYAAQFAAPVAEV
- a CDS encoding ABC transporter ATP-binding protein gives rise to the protein MLWKLLVEYLRPQRRLLIAVVVFQLAQSIASLYLPTLNADIIDEGVAKGDTGYILRVGSLMLFITLLQIACAVTAVYFGAKAAMGMGRDLRGAIFTRVGEFSEQEVTRFGAPSLITRSTNDVQQVQQLVLMSATLMVAAPMLSIGGVIMAVRQDAQLSWLIAVSVPVLLIGVGFIVSRMVPLFRSMQVRIDTVNRVLREQLAGIRVVRAFVREDLETDRFAQANADVTETALRAGRLMALAFPVVMLVLNVSSVAVIWFGAFRIEDGSMQVGTLIAFLSYLLQILMSVMMATFMAVMIPRAAVSADRIGEVLETESSVRPPARPLGFAGAGGGPGAVGTGELEMRGVRFAYPGAQQPVLSNITFTARAGRTTAIIGSTGSGKTTLVNLMPRLFDASGGTVLMGGVDVRELHPDLLWGHIGLVPQRPYLFSGTVRSNLLYGKPDATEDELWGALATAQAQDFVREMEGGLDAPISQGGTNLSGGQRQRLAIARALVKRPELYIFDDSFSSLDTATDARLRQALKHDTSGATLVIIAQRVSSIIDADQILVLDDGRIVGRGTHGELLETSETYREIVSSQLAAEEAA
- a CDS encoding anti-sigma factor gives rise to the protein MISNGMDRYRQWDAAYVLGSLNSSERHEFEEHLARCDACTAAVVDLAGLPGLLAALTPADAEAINDGTAAPSPNMLPGLTAKVRRRRKRTRLAVAALVLGASAIASGLTVMLTAPAPPAGQIQPTTAINLKFAPVAPTQLSATGSLTAVPWGTRIDWTCRYTSSPGNLPPQSDSGDSGFAEYALVIVDFHGTRTQVATWAAGSGTEVTPAATTSLPVAQIGSIEIRSLASGKTILAAKL